Within the Oryzias melastigma strain HK-1 linkage group LG8, ASM292280v2, whole genome shotgun sequence genome, the region taaattgtCAGGTGCTGGGGGATCATTTGTCTGTCTTCAATTTGTGGCTTTGATAACCTTGTATTTCTCTCCACAGTGGCTCACTGTGCGTCGTCCAGACAGATCATCTCTCACTGGAAGAACTGCACGAGGCAAGACTGCCCAGTGTGTTTGCCTTTGAAGAACGCAAGTGACAAGAGGAATCAGCAGCGTGAGTTGCTCCAGCTGCCTTTATGTCTTTTTGTtcactcaaacaaaaaaaatgcatcggagaaccaaaaaaaagttttgtttatgttgtctaatttttactaaaacaacaaaagaaacctTTTACCTGTCAAACAAGGAGGTGGTCACACAAACGTTTTTCAAGGAAGTGTGTAGGATTTAGTGGTGCCACCTGCAGGTTGTGTTTTCCTATTACAATTCTGTGCTGGCTTGCCGACTGGAAAGTGGAACTATGAGAGGATTCCTGTAGAAAGGCAGGGCTTGTAATCTGATACCAAGGGGAGGGCCTCAGCGGCGGCTGCCATTAGTGGGGGCAGGGTCTCAGGGCAGCATGCTCTTTAATTGGTTAAAGGGCCCTGTGACAGATTTAAATCCCCCACAAAGTCGGCGTGCTCTCTGTCAGCGATCAACACAGCAGGAAGCAGCTGAGGATTCACATAGAACCTCAACAAAGACCATTTTTAGAGTTATGTAATCAGATGAAATGtacgttttaaaatgtatttaaaatctataaaaaaaatatatagaattttttaaatttacaaatacaaaaaaattggagCAACAAATTCTCCATATTAACTAGACTCTTAACAAATTaactttcttttcttcctcttgtCCCCCCAGCACTGTTAAGCTCGCCTGGGGCTAACCTGCCGAATGCCATCAATACAGCTGGACCCAGCCAACCCAGTGCCACAGCCATCAGCAGTGGAACGTCACACATTGACCCCAGCTCCATGCAGAGGGCCTACGCAGCCCTGGGGCTCACATATTGTAACCAGTCTTCTGCTCAGGTCCAGGGTCAGGGGCCCGCCCAGCAAAACCCTCCAGGTACCCAGCAGCTGCGAAATATGAATGCATTAGGTATGGAGAAATGGACTAGCTACTTATGTGCAGCTGTCAGTATTTCTGTCTATGAACCTTGGGGGcatctttttatctttaagGTGCTAACCAGATGAACCAGATGCCAGGAAACATGGGTACCTCTTCCACAGACCAGAGTGGATTGCACTCTGACTCTTCTTTACCTTCCACACTACACAAGTGAGCAAGTCACTCTATCAAACAATTCTCAAAAAAGCAATCTTCAATTTTTATtgcttcttctgtttctttttcttttttataaaactatttttccacatttttctgtctgtcttgCAGTCAACTGATGGCAGATGGCATAACAGGCATAGGAAACCTGCCCACTGCTACCCCTCTGTCGGCTACAGGGGTAAGGAAGGCCTGGCATGAACACGTCACTCAGGACCTGCGCACCCACCTGGTGCACAAACTGTAAGTGCTTTAAGAATATGAATGTTTGAAGTTTTGGTTTGCACAAGATGCAAAATAactcattttgttttgtcttttacagAGTACAAGCCATATTCCCCACCCCAGATCCCGCTGCACTAAAGGACAGGCGAATGGATAACCTGGTGGCTTACGCTCGCAAAGTAGAGGGTGACATGTACGAGTCAGCTAACAGCAGGGTAACTAAAAAACAACTCCCAACCCCAaatttgaatctgtttttgagATTATATGGAATATCTGAAAttgtcttcttttctttcaaacacCAGGATGAGTACTATCATTTCCTGGCAGAAAAGATTTACAAAATCCAGAAGGAACTGGAAGAGAAGAGACGCTCACGGGAAAAAGATCGCAACGTTGTGGCCACAGCCAGGTCACAGCAGCCTGGATTGCCTCAGCCCAACACCATGTGCCCGTCACAACCTGTTCGGCCTCCAAGTTAGTTCTCTTCTGTCTTTTAACTCTGAGCTTAACTTTGACAGGGACATTAAAACCTCTGTGTCTGCTTGCAGATGGACCTGTTTCTATGCCCAACATGCCAAATCAAATGATGAACCGCATGCAGGTGTCTCAAGGTATGTGTTTTACCATTACACTTTCAGCAAATGTtcccatgaaaaaaaatattttctggaaaaagtatattttgccttttttttttattccaaaaaacattaaagtgcaGAATGAAACTATTTTCCACACTTGTGTTATTGGTTAACTGCTCAGAGTGCTAAACACTTCAAAGCTCGCAGCAGGCTCTTTTCCAGGCCATTAGGAAACAGAATATTACATTACAGTCATTCCCAAGTATCAGGAACAGGTGTATGATTGTGTGAACGTGTTCCCGCAGGAATCAACCATTTTAATCCAATGACGATGCAGAATCCACAGATGCCTCAGGCACCCATGGGAGCGCGGGCTCCTTCTCCGATGAGCCATCCACAGCAAATGAACATGGCCCCTGTTCAACCAGTGAgacagttttcattttcttgtcacctgtagtttttctgttttagcttTGCTTTATGTGCTCAAAAAGTTTTCTTAATTGTTGTATTAATGGGGTTAAAATGACTTCTATGATTGCTAAATGATTGCTAATCAGAGAAGTTAGAAAAAACATGGGTAATTTGTCAGTGCTGACATTTTTCAATATACATATTTGCTATATTAAGCATTACCTTAATAGTTaaattataaagtgttaacCAGAATATTTTACATTAACTTAGTGTGGAAAGCTGTCTTTGCCCATCTCTTTCTTGACTGTTTTCTTAATAATTTGTGTTAGTAGAGCAGAAAACccacttttttttagtatttgagCTACTTTTGACATCCAAAAGAgcttaataaatgacaaaatcaaacattataAAATCACAATTTGAAATTTTCCTATTTATGTACTTAAATGTACATTATTATAGAAAGTAGGcttttaaattaatctaaaaattgTTTAGAATTAAATTGATAAATTAAGGTAAATTTGCAGGATTTGGTTCATCGTAATCTACATATTGGACACCGATATTGTAGCGTGCTTGCAGACTTTGATTGTGTTTCCTTAAAGgtctaatgctgcattcacattaAACGGGATTCACGTGTCAAATTTATGTCGACCGTCTCTGTTTGGATGCGCCACAAATTTCGCTGTTTGACgcttgtctaaaaatgtgttaataaacctgatGCTCCAGACGCGTGTGGGacgtttttagacattttagcCTCATTGTTacatggagcagtgtctgtgTAAATCACATCTACAATGTATTTGTAGAGCTCTACAGCATcggtaatcacgtctccatgtctgggttcatgagatcatttgTAGATTCTCCCAGTACGGAGAGGTTCAGTCCTGCTTCAGTGGTACTTCCCTGTCTCTGTGACCCAATTTGACGAACtgctgtcccacattagtccCACATTAATGAGGAGGGAAAACACAAGAATAAGATTAGAGgactttttaattgttgcatcgatgcaaataagaaaaatatcatgatGTTCAGGTCGAGAACAATCAGCTTCTCccccatgttggttttggactccacttGCTGATCATGTCTTGAACACATCACTGGctaaagttgttatttattgGTTGACACGACGCCTCTTTTTCAccaaaattctgatttttgaaATCTGCATGTGCATCCCAAATCCAGGCATCAATCCTTAAATCGTGCTGCTCCCCAACGTTCAAGTTACACTGCAGTACCTCAGATTGCGTCCATACATTGACTAAACATCGAATCTGGACGCTTCTGCTGTGTGAATTTTGTTAAGTGTTAAAGCAGCATAAAGGCTATAAGaggctttttattttagaataaaaaaatcaagctaaagtcatttccaaaacagttttgtaAATGGATgaatacatctttttttgtgtttttctaatatttatgaaacagttttttggtCCTACAATCATACTTTGCATTTATACGTTTCTCCTCCTTTggctgtcttttctttttattcctgTTACTATTTGGACACAAAAGCATCAACAAGCAGAAAAATACTTCCATGACTTACATTGGTCCTAATTCATTCTGGACAGGCTGCCTGATGGCTAATGAATAGTCTGTAGTGTAACTCATAGCTTGGCTTACAGCCAGTTTTGTCCTGTCTGCCTGTATACTGTTGCCATTTCCCTTCTACTGAGTGTGGTATACAGTTGTAAGTTACATCACTGCTCTTTCACAACTCGACTGTAATTGGAGCGTATTATACTGTATTCTATACTATTGAGTTATTCATAGATGGTTAAATATTGTTGTATTGATTCatctattttgtgttttatcgttTAGATGGGCATGTCCCCGACTGGGATGTCTCACAATCAAGGAGTAATGGGTAGTCATACTAATAACATGGTGTCTCAGCAACCCAACCAAGTCCAGTTCATGCCACAGGGCCAGTTCCAGAATTCTACAAGTGGTGCAATGAATGTGAATGTAGGCCCGGGTCAAGCCGTGTCTCAAGCCGCTGCTGCACAGGTGAGAGGTTTTGTGCTCTTGTTAGCACTCCGCGCATGTGATTGTGAGATCTTGTTCATTAGTGTTTCTGTGTTATTGGTGATTGATTGGGAAGCTAACAATATGACCCACTTTGTTCCAGCAACCTCAAAACTCTAGTCTCCCTCTGAATGCACTGGGCTCTCTCGGCTCCCAGCTACCCCCTGGTCCCCCAGCTCAACCCCCCTTGGGTAGCACCCCTCCACCCAACGCCTCAGCCACCCTGCAGCCTCACCAGCAGCAAACACCCCATGCTGCCGCACAGGCCCCGGTGCCACCGCAGCCTTCCACTCCTAACTCCTCCATCGGGTCCTCTTTCACCCCGTCTCACATACCCAATAGCCTTCCACGTCCGCCCTCAGCTATGGGCCCCCCGTCTGTCCCCTCTCAACCCGTGACCCCCCAGCAGCCCCAACCTGAACCCCCCAGTCAGATGCAGCAGTGCACCTCAGTGCAGGCACAACACCCCAGCACCCCGGTGAGACATCCCTGATGCTTCTAATTCCTTACGTCTTCGTAGGCTCCAACAAAACCACCTGACCTGTCTTTGACTTCTTTATTGGTATccattgattaaaaatgattgtGATTGGCGCTTGTTTCCCTTCCTTTAGTTGTCCCAGGCAGCAGCAAGCATAGATAACAGAGTGCCCACTCCAGCCTCTGTGGCTGAGCCTGGATCCCATCCGGTTCTGCCGGACATGAACGGCACAGAAGTCAAGtcagtaaaaaatgaagaagaggaaaacGGCATGGAGAAGAAACCTGTTGATATAAAAATGGAGGTATGTGTTGATATTTACATGAAGATTGTGGTCACTGGATAAGGCTGGTTGGTTGGCTTTCGGGTGAAATGTGGTTCCCTGACTACTGTTGTGACATTTAGCCACAATAAAGTTTTCTCACATCTACAGAATAACGTAATATAAACtcctacatttgtttttttactggtagcttgttttctaaaacagttGGATGCTGAATaaccatgtttttgttcttacaGCAGGACGATGAAACCAAACCCTCAGTTGTTAAAAAGGAGGATCCAGATGCAGCTAAACCAAAGCAGGAACCAATGGAAGCAGAGCCGGGGATTAAACCAGAAGTGAAGGCCGAACccaaagaagaggaggaaggtgGAGCGAACAGCACATCAACCTCCCACAAAAAGAGTAAGACAAATAACTTCTTCTTTGTGCTTTTAAtgcatcagttttatttgaacatcCACAGTGTTGAAGCTTTGTAATAGTTTTAAAGGAACAATAGACCAGAAGCATAGAtttgcttcagtttttcttctttctaccTATTTAGGTCATTTATTGCTGCATTTACAGTCAGcttaaaattaacataaacgttttttttttctctagtcTTCAAACCTGAAGAACTGAGACAAGCCCTCATGCCAACACTTGAGGCCCTCTACAGACAGGACCCAGAGTCCCTGCCCTTTCGACAACCTGTGGACCCTTTGTTATTGGGCATCCCTGTAAGTGTccacaatttaataaaatatccacttattttaactaaatactTAATATTAATTGCAAGATatatgctctttttttaaatctgagctTTGATCTTGCAGGACTACTTTGAGATTGTGAAGAACCCCATTGACCTTTCCACCATCAAGCGCAAGCTGGACACGGGTCAGTACCAGGAGCCATGGCAGTATGTGGAGGACGTGTGGCTCATGTTCAACAACGCCTGGCTGTACAACCGTAAAACATCTCGGGTTTACAAGTATTGCACCAAACTGGCAGAGGTCTTTGAAGTAGAGATAGATCCCGTCATGCAGTCCCTTGGCTACTGCTGTGGTAGAAAGGTGAGAGACTGGAAGTTagagcaacatttaaaaaaaataataataataaatctgtTGATCCTACATATTTGTTTACTGACTGTTAATGAATTGACATAATACTTTCCTGGTTATTCCCGCAGTATGAATTCTCACCTCAGACATTGTGCTGCTATGGCAAACAGCTGTGCACCATCTCCAGGGACGGCACCTACTACAGCTATCAGAACAGGTAAAGTGCAAATTCTCTGGATTACTCTCTTAaatactgttaaaaataaaatttggtaTCACTCCACACATCCACTAGCCctcatttaagcattttttataGGGGTCCTATCAGATCTACTGACCATTAGTGATGGTCCACTGACGTCTGtttcttttattcacaaatcTGGCTCTAAAGCACCCCCTTCATTGCAAAGGCTGCTATTGCAGCTCCTCCCTTGAAAGCTTTAATCATGGTTATAATCATAGTTTTATCTCAGGAGAAGATTATCAAAgtgttttgaatttgtttaaactAGGTTTTTGCTTTCTACGAATTGACTGAGATGGGAAAAATGGTTCATTCTCGGAGGGACTTTATTGTGACAGTTTgaagtttggacttttttgttataGCGAGTttttccatatatttttttcctgcgaTCATTCTTTTTCCTCTTCCATCTTACACTTCCACCAGTTCATTTTGCATGATCCTTACAGCATGATTTACTGTAGtagcatacatatatattttattttgattgtgtaGCATGCTGTAGATGTCACTGAACATTCATTCAATGTTGGGAATCATTTTCTCTCATTAACATAATCTCTAAGCAtgtttctttcattgttttagtGCAGCCAACGGGCTGAATCACCACCATTTCAGTTGTTACTAACCTGTATCTCTGCctgtgtgtacgtgtgtgtcGTTGCGTCTGTCTGCCCATGCCCGGTCCGTGGTTGTTGCTCCATTCACTCCACATTCCCGTGCTGTTCTCCGGTTTACCTGTGCTGCTGCTACTGTGTGTGCTGGGTGCAGTTCACCCAAATATGGCCTTATTGCTGACAGGTATCACTTCTGTGAGAAGTGCTTCAACGAGATCCAGGGCAACAGCGTGACCCTGGGGGACGATCCCGCACAACCACAGACGTAAGTTGACCCGGCCGGGGCTGATGGTCACTTTTGATTCTGAGGTTTTGATTTTGTGGATAAATGTTCCATCTTGAACATGCGAATCCTATTTCTCTTTCTGATCAGTGTGATATCGAAAGATCagtttgaaaagaagaaaaatgacacattggACCCTGAACCGTGAGTACTGAGTGAATCAGAACTCTATTTTGACTGGTCGTCGCCATGTTAAtatctgagattttttttatttttttttataaaatgaatgtGTTTGTCTCCTTTTAGGTTTGTTGAATGTAAagattgtgaaagaaaaatgcatcagaTTTGTGTGCTGCACTATGAAGTCATTTGGCCATCAGGGTGAGCATAGTTATTGTgacagttttatatatatatttattttaagaagtaTTCAATTTTTCCCAAATTCTGTTCAATACAAAGTACTGCTGTTTGAAACCTAACAGCTCCTCCTTTTTCCAGCTTCATCTGTGACAACTGCCTAAAGAAATCTGGcaagacaaaaaaggaaaacaagttCTCAGCCCGaagtcagtttaaaaaatatgatcaacttcttaaatgtaaagaaaaaaatcttaatttgtctaaaatatgtttgtctTCATACAGGGTTGCAGACTACCAGGCTGGGGACATACATCGAGGACAGAGTCAACAAATACTTGAAACGACAAAACCACCCAGAAGCCGGTGAAGTGTTTGTGCGGGTTGTTGCTAGCTCTGATAAAATGGTCGATGTTAAGCCTGGCATGAAGTCGAGGTGAGATCCAAATGttgtttatacattttacagcTTCTTATTTCTTATTCAAGCTCGTCTCTGATCTGTTTAGCAGATCTCTAAAGCAGCTTTATCAAATCAAAAGACTAATTTTAATTAACTTCATTGCATATCTACAGAGGTGTGCTGTTCTAAGCTACCTGTCTGAAATGTGGCCGTCctaattgtttttgtgttttttttttttttacctgcaggTTTGTAGACTCAGGCGAGATGGTGGAAAACTTCCCTTACAGAACCAAAGCACTTTTTGCATTTGAGGAAATAGACGGTGTGGATGTTTGTTTCTTCGGCATGCATGTCCAGGAATATGGCTCTGATTGTCCCTTTCCAAACACCAGGTAGCAACACAATTCTAAACCCCTAAAGAATCATTTATACAAAACTTTGCTGGGTTCAATTCATAAATAGTAGTtgaagttagttttttttttttctaaataacaacaaaataaaatacattttttgtttttgcaatttgataaaatgatcttttctgttatttttcatcTAATAAAACTTTGTGTGCTATAAATGTTTCAATAATGTCATATTTAATACTTCCTATTATTTCTATtgctgtaattttaagctttaatgaTATTTCTGTTATATTTGCttccatctttccttttttttcctttctttactcttcaatcaattttttgtttttgtctttcaggcGGGTTTACATATCATACCTTGACAGTGTTCACTTCTTCAAGCCACGTTTGCTAAGGACTGCAGTGTACCATGAGATCCTAATAGGTTACCTGGAGTATGTAAAGAAACTTGGGTGAGTGCAAGCTAACAATGTGGTTTTGCCATTCAGATATGCACAACTGTTGCTTAATAAAACATGGCtcatattgcatttttttatcagGTATGTGATGGGTCACATTTGGGCATGCCCACCAAGTGAAGGAGATGACTATATTTTCCACTGCCACCCTCCTGACCAGAAAATCCCGAAGCCCAAAAGGCTCCAAGAGTGGTACCGAAAGATGCTGGACAAAGCTTTTGCTGAGCGGATTCTACATGATTACAAGGTTAGAAAGTGGTTCATTAGATGATATtctctaaaatgtttgaaacatttttgtcattggATTTATGCTACTTTGcctaattaaatatatttatgttaagaTACTCAGATAATGTTTTGATATAGAGTcatgtcaaaattagacttggAAATTTCATGACAAAATTAtgaaaatccttattttttgtggttttgacaTGTTAGTCCGTTGCAGTGTTAATGTTTCATCTTTCTATTAAGAGAGCACATATTTTTCAgcttaatttgaatattttaaaggaaaaaaactattttagaacCAATATTTTAAGCTAAAGTATCACCTTTAGAGGAGGTGAAAGATCAAATTTTACTGACCAATTTATGGCCATTAAGGAaattaaagtagatttttatGAACTGCTATGTGTTTAAGCCACACCCATTTCTTGAGCATATGAACTAGAAGTCCATACACCCtgaaaaatcattttctctGTAGAATTTGGTGATTTCTTCTATTTGACTTAAATTCTATTCCATCTGTAAAGGGATCCCACTCTGTGCAATCAGGTAATGTATATTTGAATATGAAACTAAAGCCATAATTGACGAGAGCATGCTTGCGTTTGTTTAGGACATTTTCAAGCAGGCAACAGAAGACAGGCTGACGAGTGCCAATGAGCTGCCGTACTTCGAGGGAGACTTTTGGCCTAATGTGCTGGAGGAGAGCATTaaggagctggagcaggaggaggaggaaaggaaaaaagaggaaaacacagCCTCCTCTGAGACTACAGAGGTATGTTAAAGTGAAGTAATGAGATCATTATAAACccagttatttaaaaatttaggATGTTAACATCTGTGAAAGCTCCAGCCGCTACAGAATTGTTTACCACTACTTTACCTTTATTACATTATCGGATCTTCATGTGTCTTTGTTACAGGGGGCCCAGACTGACAGCAAGAACGCCAAAAAGAAGAACAAtaagaaaaccaacaaaaacaaaagcagtctCAGTCGAGCCAATAAGAAAAAGCCTGGGATGCCAAATGTGGCCAATGATCTGTCACAAAAACTTTACGCCACAATGGAAAAACATAAGGAGGTAGGTCacattgttatttatttagagGTTTCAAAGTAGTGTATTTTTCTTCTATAGGAGTTACCAtcattaaggaaaaaatgtatcTCCAAATTAGTTCTTCTGGACGCTCGAGTCTCAAattgtcacttcctgtttcctctcTTTTGTGTGCCCCAGGTGTTTTTTGTCATCCACCTCCATGCTGGGCCAGTCATCAACACCTTGCCGCCCATTATGGACCCCGACCCTCTGCTCACTTGTGACCTCATGGATGGCCGTGATGCCTTTTTGACGCTGGCCAGGGACAAGCACTGGGAGTTCAGCTCGCTGAGGAGATGCAAGTGGAGCACAATGTGCATGTTGGTGGAGCTGCACAACCAGGGCCAGGACCGCTTTGTTTACACTTGCAATGAGTGCAAGCATCACGTGGAAACTCGCTGGCACTGCACTGTTTGCGAGGTAAAAACCACTCATCATAAatgcttttgtgctttttaggTTCAAAATTTCCACCTAAatgaagtttaattttaatattctcCTTTTGCTCATCTTCAGGATTATGACCTATGCATTAACTGCTACAAAACCAAGGGCCATGAGCATCAGATGGTGAAATGGGGTCTAGGCTTGGACGATGACAGCAACAGTCAGGGTGGAGAGGCCTCCAAGAGCCCACAGGAGAACCGGCGTCTCAGCATCCAGCGCTGCATCCAGTCCCTCGTCCACGCCTGCCAATGCCGCAACGCCAACTGCTCGCTGTCGTCATGTCAGAAGATGAAGAGAGTGGTCCAGCACACCAAGGGCTGCAAGCGCAAGACCAACGGTGGCTGTCCGGTTTGCAAACAGCTCATTGCTTTATGTTGTTATCATGCCAAGCACTGTCAGGAGAACAAATGTCCAGTTCCATTTTGTCTCAACATCAAGCAAAAACTccatcagcagcagctgcagcacaggCTGCATCAGGCTCAAATGATGCGCCGCAGGATGGCCACTATGG harbors:
- the crebbpb gene encoding CREB binding protein b isoform X1; the protein is MADNLLDAVPPMAKRPKLNSPLSGSDGPDLLSLFDLENDLPDELIPNGDLGMGLPTVGGPGGGGPGHNSVIPDAAAKHKQLSELLRPGSSSTLGGTPNSTIGNQIGSVLGKGPLGQGSPNHQNSPQGQKVGVPPGQSNGSTGMGFNQALLNSGQSHGMMGQTGQVMNGAMGPMGRGRPGMQYQGQGMQGTQVSPGPGVGGSALAETLTQGGTQMAVHNTMNVQQPGNMNKMAMSGAQFSQQYGPTGVQQMGSAVNPQLQSKAAISNNLPQFPAADLKGVGNVPNMMQQQVASMGMVSGAGGVSGGPTADPEKRKLIQQQLVLLLHAHKCQRREQANGEVRSCALPHCRTMKNVLNHMTHCQAGKSCQVAHCASSRQIISHWKNCTRQDCPVCLPLKNASDKRNQQPLLSSPGANLPNAINTAGPSQPSATAISSGTSHIDPSSMQRAYAALGLTYCNQSSAQVQGQGPAQQNPPGTQQLRNMNALGANQMNQMPGNMGTSSTDQSGLHSDSSLPSTLHNQLMADGITGIGNLPTATPLSATGVRKAWHEHVTQDLRTHLVHKLVQAIFPTPDPAALKDRRMDNLVAYARKVEGDMYESANSRDEYYHFLAEKIYKIQKELEEKRRSREKDRNVVATARSQQPGLPQPNTMCPSQPVRPPNGPVSMPNMPNQMMNRMQVSQGINHFNPMTMQNPQMPQAPMGARAPSPMSHPQQMNMAPVQPMGMSPTGMSHNQGVMGSHTNNMVSQQPNQVQFMPQGQFQNSTSGAMNVNVGPGQAVSQAAAAQQPQNSSLPLNALGSLGSQLPPGPPAQPPLGSTPPPNASATLQPHQQQTPHAAAQAPVPPQPSTPNSSIGSSFTPSHIPNSLPRPPSAMGPPSVPSQPVTPQQPQPEPPSQMQQCTSVQAQHPSTPLSQAAASIDNRVPTPASVAEPGSHPVLPDMNGTEVKSVKNEEEENGMEKKPVDIKMEQDDETKPSVVKKEDPDAAKPKQEPMEAEPGIKPEVKAEPKEEEEGGANSTSTSHKKIFKPEELRQALMPTLEALYRQDPESLPFRQPVDPLLLGIPDYFEIVKNPIDLSTIKRKLDTGQYQEPWQYVEDVWLMFNNAWLYNRKTSRVYKYCTKLAEVFEVEIDPVMQSLGYCCGRKYEFSPQTLCCYGKQLCTISRDGTYYSYQNSSPKYGLIADRYHFCEKCFNEIQGNSVTLGDDPAQPQTVISKDQFEKKKNDTLDPEPFVECKDCERKMHQICVLHYEVIWPSGFICDNCLKKSGKTKKENKFSARRLQTTRLGTYIEDRVNKYLKRQNHPEAGEVFVRVVASSDKMVDVKPGMKSRFVDSGEMVENFPYRTKALFAFEEIDGVDVCFFGMHVQEYGSDCPFPNTRRVYISYLDSVHFFKPRLLRTAVYHEILIGYLEYVKKLGYVMGHIWACPPSEGDDYIFHCHPPDQKIPKPKRLQEWYRKMLDKAFAERILHDYKDIFKQATEDRLTSANELPYFEGDFWPNVLEESIKELEQEEEERKKEENTASSETTEGAQTDSKNAKKKNNKKTNKNKSSLSRANKKKPGMPNVANDLSQKLYATMEKHKEVFFVIHLHAGPVINTLPPIMDPDPLLTCDLMDGRDAFLTLARDKHWEFSSLRRCKWSTMCMLVELHNQGQDRFVYTCNECKHHVETRWHCTVCEDYDLCINCYKTKGHEHQMVKWGLGLDDDSNSQGGEASKSPQENRRLSIQRCIQSLVHACQCRNANCSLSSCQKMKRVVQHTKGCKRKTNGGCPVCKQLIALCCYHAKHCQENKCPVPFCLNIKQKLHQQQLQHRLHQAQMMRRRMATMAGRGMPMPSPPTSGALDAPNSLQQPNTPQTPQPMPNQPQQQPPNPANIAQGFPGNGRGSQPTTPVPQGKPGPPSSPLHQQLSPMPNMPHQQQPQPPQQQQQLLAAQKVAHEIQMVAKAKQLQTNYAINGMHMNHPRMIGAMPNQMQMVQGPRGPQVMPAMQQGQWNPSMQKPQGSQQQVPPQQGPMASQQAQGTPMPLQGQLMQRPMMPQQHGLQMPGVMPSQIPSQQGMTQQQQNMPRGIPSNITQNALQELLHFLKSPSSPHQQQQVLTILKSNPHLMAAFIKQRTAKYQASQQPQQQQAQQQAQQQQNPQAMMGSQAGMQGMSSMANQVPRPGISPQQQPRQPAGPQGMMSIGPQSQMMNAAQNGNPQLYRRQQMFRMQQMQSQGGLNQVHGQFPPQQTGQANFSQLCMQQQMTMQGAGGPMGQLPPTSQMGQPGMGVDGSRILLQQRMLQPQQMKQQMGSPAQANSMSPQPHMLQGQAQGVAHLQGQTMANALGNQVRSPAPVQSPRPPSQQASHSGSSPRIQPHPSPQHGALHSNSPHPSLGPMSGSMEQGHMGTPEHSAMLPQLNTPNRGALGNDMGMVGDTTGDTLEKFVEGL